One Eriocheir sinensis breed Jianghai 21 chromosome 61, ASM2467909v1, whole genome shotgun sequence genomic window, TAAATGAGATGTAAAATAGTGTGCACTTCAGAGCCCTAACACAATTGAATGTTGCCCTACCATTATAAAAATTTCTTGTGGTGATTatgtgatcattaagcttccaaaAAACTCTAAAACTGTGCTCtacatcatatattttttttgtaataacattttttttcaaaattattgACCATTTTTTACTTTCCTGCTACTACTGACCTGAAATGTGGGAACTTCTTTCCCAAGAGTTTTGCCAATTTTTTCCCAGTTCAACAGTGTGAAGTCACCCCCGGAATGTGCGAACAGGCTCAGATACGTAAACCCAATGAAATATAGCCCCTGTCCGAAGTCCCTTCAAGGGTGTCCGAAGTCCCCCCAGACGTGGGGTGACTTTGGACACCCATATTCACTTAGCACAAAAACTATTAAGTTTTGTGAAAATTTTGCACCATGTAATGATAGCCCTTAACAATATAGAGTAGATGCACACTCAGCATAAATCCTAGGCCTAGAAACAAAAAATTCATAAGCAAAAAACCTTAAAAACTGTCCCAAGTCACCCTGGTTGACGGTATTTGAATTTACATTGGATCAAATCAAGAATGTACTCTTCGTTATGTTTTGTAACATTATCATATAATTCCCTCAGCTTATGTCAAGTTTTGGCACACTATTTCATTAGGTTAAGCTGCTCATTCCTTAGTTGTTCTGGAAGTTGTGCTGTGTGACTCTAGAACAGTACATTTTCATACACCATGTTTAAACTAAATCCTTCTCCTTAGGTGGTGGACCTGGGGGACCCGGGGGCCCAGGACCTGGACCACAAAACATGGGTGGCCCTGGGGGACCTCCACGGGGACCAGGCATGGGCAGCATGGGGCCACCTGGCATGGCAGGTGCCAACATGCCAGGCAATATGGGCATGCCTCCCATGGGGCCACGGGGACCTATGATGGGGCCGCCCATGATGGGGGGACCACCAGGGCCAGGCATGCCCCCAGGAATGATGCCAGGTAAAGGCCACACCTTGTTTATttattcacacccacacaccatctcattctcaatcatcatcatcatcatctttattgcaTTTCCATCAGATAGATTGAAAGGAGGTAAAAGCCTCCTAAAATGATGAGACTGAAAGAATCTTAAGGTGTGCATCCCCTAAATTAGCAACAGAAAAAGTAGCCTGAGTGGGACATCACAATACCCATcgtcaaaataaaataatgttataaaTGAGGCCCAGGCCTATAGCACCGGTTGCCTATTtcataggggcctgatggtcggcccgagcccgtcatggcacaggcagtTGTTTGTAGTGCTGCCATTATTACATGAACATAATTAATGAATTAATCAATTATTACTGATTTGTTTGTTTTGaattatatttttgtatttctttgtttggCCTGCAACACGagtttaaaaatataaaatctTACGTCATATGTTAGAAAGTGTGTTACCACACAGAATCTTGCATATTATGAAGTCCCTCAAAGAAGAAATTAGTGCTTTATGTTAGATTATTGTGTGTGCAAAGGTTATTAAAATGTATGAGTTTTCTTATACCACAAGCTTTGCATGATTTATTGAAATATATGAGATACCTAAAGCAGTTTCCCCTCAACTGATatatttttgtcttcttgtttgtcATTATACATTACCTAATATGAATCATAACAtcctaatttatatatattttttactcctcAGCTCTAGTGTGTTCAACATAGTTTATTACTCTTTGATCAATGTAATGAAAATTTTTATACTGGTGCTTACCCTCAAACCTAATTTTGTTAGCAGACTTAAAAGTTAGTGGAACTAAACTTAGTGGATGCTAATTGGTCCAATGATGGTTTTGAAAGTtactaacaaaaacaataatcttCATAAGAAAAAGTTGTTTTTGATAATTAGCAGTTAGCAGAACTGTGTCCACCACTGCTAACTAACGAATGTCTCAATACATTTTTACAATATCTATTTCTAAATCTGacacctcctcccacccccaGGAATGCGTCCTCCGATGGGGGGGCCAATGGGACCCATGATGATGGGGCCAGGGGGCATGCGGCCGCCTATGATGGCGGGCCCGCCACAAATACGACAATAACCTATATCGCCGCCCCAGGCTGACCAAGCCCCTGTCCTCTTCTCCCCTGCCATCTGAACCCGCCCTTCCCTTCAACCCTAGACAAGCTCACATCGCTGCCAGGAAGTGTAGTGTTGATGTTGTGAACTGCCTCTTATGAACTACCACTTAAGTCACTACATGTGTAAGCTGTGAAGATAAGAATTTTTTATTATAGATCCTCTGGTGTCATTATCCTTTGAGCTGATCTGCACTCTCATGATGTACATAatgcccttcattcatttataagcTTTGATTAGGTCTCgtcacttccttcatctttacagAATGCAAATTTTATGTTTATGTCTATCCTCAcaaggcaagtttcttaacctgTGAATCATCTTTGCATCCTCCTCTATACTGATTCTATTATTTTGATATCTATTTTATAGTAAGGTATGTGACCAGAACTGAATAGCATATTCAAGATGAGGTCTATCTAATACTCAGTATAGCTTGAGGATTACTTCATGTGGTGCAATGAAAAGTCACTTGCTCGAGATCTTTattaaaatgaagcaaatatgcAGAATGGTTTCTGGTGCTCTATTGTCCTTCGCTGCACTCTTGGCTGCCACACCTTGCGCCCAGTTGCTCCCAGGTCATGCCACTCAGGCAGCACTGCTCTTGTATGTTGTCAGCTCAGCCCTCTCCAAACACGACTGCGAGCAGACTCAGCAGCACCAGAGTGGACCCAGCTCGACATGACTCTTCAGTTCAAGTGTCCAGGGCTCAAGGCAGCTTGGCggttctcccccttccccctcactgtCTTGCCAGCCACACCACTTCACCTCCCGTGTGTAGCAACTCCTCCCCCCAACAAGTCTCCCAGCTGTTGACTTAACAGCTTCCTGGTTAAGTCAgggagagtacacacacacacacacacacacacacacacacacacactcacacacagatgAGATAACAAGATTGGGAagatatgtaaaaagaaataacAGGCCATTAAAGATTAAGTTAAGATCCCAAATGACAACAGAAACCATCCCAAACAGGTCATGTAGATTAAACAACTCTTAAGAATACAAGCAAATATATGTGAAGAGAAATATGACAGAGGATGAAAGTGAAGGtaaaagaaatgataaatgaagcgaaataaaaaggaatgaggaaacatcagaggaagataagaagaattttttttggagaataaagaacgaaaaactgatgaagtggtggataagagatgaagagagagaagcggtattgatagaaggagaagaaagaaaggagaagggaggaaaggtttaAAGATTGCGTACACTAATATAGATGGTCTTTTATGAAAGAAACTTGAACTAATTGATTATTTAAGGGAAAGTGATCcagatattatatgtgtatagtTGAAACAAAACTTGTAAAGGAATTGGAACTCGTACTAGATGGAAAGAGCAAGTACAAcatttggaggaaagaaagggaggaggagtgatgataatgatgaaacaaAACTTGTAGTGACTGAAGTGAGATATGGAAAGGACAGTGCagaggtgatggctgtgcagaTACTgataaaaggtggagagaagattaACATAATAACAGCCTGTGTCCCCCTAAAACTaaaagttggaatgaagtaagatacAACGCTATGCTGGAAGATACCCGCTGTGGCAGATTTCAAAGAGCCATAACTCCAGTTACCCGGCAGCTACGAATGCGGTAGGTTGTACGCTCTTTCTGAGGGCTGTACTGCGTGCAAGAAAGGCATAAAAAGTATGCCCCACCGGTGGGACACTCTGCTCTACCAACAAAAAATTCAAAATTGCCGCAGAGTGACCCGCCGGTGGGACACGGTCTTTCTGGCATGCTTATGGTTGTGTTCCCTATATCTGTCGGTCTATATATGATTCAATTCATATGCATATTATACGTGCCATTCAATCCATATGCATATGCATTAATTATAGATTGAGTGATATATCATGGATATATAATTATATTCATGACCTATCAATGTTTTCAGTGATGGATGGAGCTGGGTGCAGCAAACTTACACCATTACATCAGGAATCTTATGAAGATGATATCTCAAGCTATGACAGTTCCTCAATCCAATCAGATGATGAATCAGATGGCATGTTttactcacccataattttgaaATTACACAATACCATAGTGTTCAGTTTCAtgcatatacatattttttatttcaatatGAGATGTTAATCAAATTGGAAATTATAGTTGTATGTTTCTTTTGGAAAaatacaagttaaaaaaaaaacaagaaattacaTGTTCTTTTTCTACACAATTATGTTAGTAAATGTTACTAAGCATTATCTGCAAAATGCAGGCATCTAAAAAGTATTTGTAACCTGTCCCTTGTCATATTCTCATAGACAAAGGGATAGTTGTATACTTCCTTTTTACACCAATATAAGTGTATTTCTGGCTTTGAGACCAGTCCCATACACATTGCAATGCCAAATagcctttttatctcttcccttgtGGTTGGATACTAACCCTTCATCCTAGACCTTCTGGTCAAAACTCTCTTCTCAATTTCTTGTTCTGCATATCTGTTAGTTTCACAGACAATGTGTTCAATCACATCATCTGTGAGAAGCAAACTATACACATCAATGGGTAATGGATTATTTGTGTGAACCTCCAGCTGTGCCAACACTGCCAGCATCATACAACTATAATTTCCAATTTGATTAACATCTCatattgaaataaaaaatatgtatatgcaTGAAACTGAACACTATGGTATTGTGTAATttcaaaattatgggtgagtaaAACATGCCAAAATGACCACCGGTGGGTCACTTCGCGGGAGAGCAGCTTCACTGGTGACCCACCGGTGGGTCACATCGCAGGAAACGTGTTAAcagatttcaattgcaaagagatgaaatgggaagattatgcaagggagggtggagaaaataccaggggaagtaaactattgaagctggCAACAGATAACCTGTTGACGTAGTGGGtcaaaggagaaacaaggctgagaggggatgaCCAACCATCGAAACTAGACCTAATTTTGACTATATATGTTAAGttagatgaaggagtcagtcatgataatgagaatgatgataataataaaaatagtcaGCCAGTTATTTTCTGGTCAGTATGGCCGCCGCGCCATGCCATAGAGGCCGGAGTGTTACACCGTGCACACGGGAGGCTGTAATAATTGTGAACGCCTGCTGCTGTAAGGTAGGAGTCGTTTTTTGGCAACCTTTTAGTACATGGATCTTAAGATACAGGAATGCTGGGGGCTGTGTGCACAGGGGCCCGCAGGATGGAGGCGAGGGCTGCATGGGGGCTGTGTGCACAGGGGCCCGCAGGATGGAGGCGAGGGCTGCATGGGGGCTGTGTGCACAGGGGCCCGCAGGATGGAGGCGAGGGCTGCATGGGGGCTGTGTGCACAGGGGCCCGCAGGATGGAGGCGAGGGCTGCATGGGGGCTGTGTGCACAGGGGCCCGCAGGATGGAGGCGAGGGCTGCATGGGGGCTGTGCGTTGTGGCGGTGTGTGCGTGCCGTGTGCTTGGTTATGGCGGTGACGTGTGTGGCAAAATGTGTACATAACACACCAGAACATGACAGTACAGGCTCAGGACAAACATGACTCGCGGCACCACACTatagggttaagattcgttttaggtccgtgccagtatctcataatctactttatgaaacatcagtatctcttcatatatcttttctacaaaccttcaacagtcatggaaacgctttgaaaatccaatacaaggactttttttttactcttaaaaataggggataatgtttacgaaagcgtcgcctctggcgacggtgcagccggtgttgcgagaaataactcctcgctgaaataagtcaaaTATACATGtgggcatggggggggggggtccaggggggggtaACCCCCACTTGTTAGAAggaggggtcgaggggggcgtgGCCGatccgttagtaggtcgtaaagctcggttggagtagtttaaatatgctccccgaccctaaacttTCTGCGAACTATTTTACTGccgcggcggctgcagcgtcgccgcggccgccgccagaggaggcgacgctttcatAAACATTAGCCCCTAtattcaagagtaaaaaaaaagtccttgtattggattttcaaagcgtttccatgactgttgaaggtttgtagaaaagatatatgaagagatactgatgtttcataaagtagattatgagttACTgtcacggacctaaaacgaatctttacccacaCTAGTACTATATGACACACAGTAGGGTGAAGGAACCTTAAAAGTTTGTTAGTATGAGGCTGTGACGCTGCCAGGCGTGGGTGTCTGGCCGCGTCAGACCCGCGTGTACCGTGCACGTATTAAATTTCggtaaatgttcagagagttgcccatctcaaaatttgatacACTAGCTATTTATTTCGGGGCAAAatattgtgctttttcatttggagatagtttttttcttcggaaactactaaaaagtgacttattgcaatttcatcatccgccgccgcagccgcaaaatagctcgcagagggtgtagggtgggggaacatatttaaattatcccaaccgaactttacgacctaacagctaacggaGGGGTTGGGCCCCCccatggacccccccccccccacatgtatatgcgattTTTTTCTGCGagaaggtatttctcgcaacaccggctgcaccgccgccgtCAAATATAGCGCGCGTAAACAGTGGTAGCCGTAATTATttcgtaaaactagagaagtacaacaatAGTATAAGGTAGAACACCGTataattaatctaaccttaccaggtgAGTGTGGGCCAAATTATTGAGAATCATACGCGATCCCTCCCACGCCCTGGACCCACAACATCGATCGcggcccacaaaaaaaaaaaaaaaaaaaaactttaaaaaaaatcgatagcagcgtttctatcaatttgcgatgcatatatatatatgggttcaaaatgcatagaataatggaaaTTTTCATGACGTCCCCTTTTGATTTTCTTGGAAATACTTACTCCCTTTTCCCCACTAAGTAACTTCGTGAGCCTGACGCTTCCCACAGGAGCGGCAAAAAGTCTGGTGAGGGAGAACGCGTTTGAACATGCAAGACCTCAAGGGTAAGCAGGTGCTACTTCACCCTTGCGCCTACCCAGCCCACGTCAAAAGTTGCACCGTGTAGCAGGCCCTGAGCAGTGCCCTAACATATACATGCGCAGCTGCGCCTCATGTAGCAGCATCAACATTAATCCTTCATTATATGAGTGTCTTACGCAAATTGCGACTTAAGTGTCTGCACTGTGCACATAAATGTGCGCCGTTACAAGCGTCACGCCCACACCTGCTGCTCACGAAGCTTTGCTCCTGCTGCCTGCGGTGCCtgcctgttttatttattatttattcatttttatctattattattctatttataatttttttatttatatatatatatatatatatatatatatatatatatatattatatgaatatttattcctatattgtatatatatatatatatatatatatatatatatatatatatatatatatatatatatatatatatacacatatacacatgatatatatatatatatatatatatatatatatatatatatatatatatatatatatatatatatatatatatatatatgtatatatatatatatatatatatatatatatatatatatatatatatatatatatatatatatatatatatatatatatatatatatatatatatatatatatatacacacacacacacacacacatatatatatacatatatatatatatatatatatatatatatatatatatatatatatatatatttatatatatattttttttttacaacaaaggaaaaacaataataaaaaagcccgctaatcgctgctcccataaaagaatcagaagaggtggccaaaagcaaggtcaaatttaggaggagaggtgtcctgaaaccctcctcttgaaagagttcaagtcgtaggcagggggaaatacagatgaaggaagattgttccagagtttaccagcgtgagggatgaaagagtgaagatgctggttaactcttgcataaggggtttgggcagtatagggatgagcatgagtagaaagtcgtgtgcagcggggccgcgggagtgggggaggcatgcagttagcaagctcagaagagcagtcagtgtggaaatatcgatagaaaatagaaagagaggcaacatcgcggcggaatttaagaggtagaagactatcagtaggaggaggagagctgatgagacgaagagccttagcctccactctgtccagaagagctatgtgggtggagcccctccacacgtgagatgcatactccatacgagggcggacaaggcccctgtatatggatagcaactgcgcgggggagaagaactggcggagacgatacagaacgcccaacctcgaggaagctgatttagcgagagaggagatatgaagtttccagttgagattttgagttaaggatagaccgaggatgtttaatgttgaagaaggtgacagctgagtgttgtcgaagaataggggataggtgtttggaagattgtgtcgagttgataggtggagaaattgagtttttgaggcattgaaggacacaaggttccttctgcccaatcggaaatgatagcaaggtctgaggttaagcgttctgcagcctccagtctggagtcgtgtacttcctgttgtgatggtcttctattgaaagaagttgaataatgcagagtggagtcgtcggcgcatgagtggacaggacagtttgttatggaaagaagatcattgatgaataacaggaagagagtgggtgataggacagagccctgtggaacgccactgttgataggtttaggggaagagcagtgaccgtctaccaccgcagagatagaacggccgaaaaggaaactggagataatggaacagagagagggatagaatccgaaagagggcagtttagaaagcaaagactggtgccagactctatcgaaggctttcgatatgtctagcgcaacagagaaagtttcaccgaacctgctaagagaggatgaccaagagtcagttaagagagcaagaagatcgccagtagaacgccccttgcggaatccatactgccGATCaggtagaaggttagaagtggaaaggtgctgttgaatcttccggttaaggattgattcaaaagctttagataaacagaaaagtaaagctatagggcggtagtttgagggattggatcggtcacccttcttaggcacaggctgtacgaaggtgtacttccaggaggaaggaaaggtatatgttgataggcagagacgaaagagtttgaccagccaggtgtcagcacagaagcacagtttttatagacaataggaggcactccatcagttccataagccttctgagagttgaggccagagagggcatagaaaacatcattaggagtcagaggggggatgagtaggaggaatatgcccagaatcgtccaaggtggagaggagggaaagaggaagaagtgaaattggaagagatatttttggctagatgccagaagtcacgggaagaattagaagaagtaaggtgttgacattttctatttataaaagaagttttggtaagtcggagaatagatttggcacgattccgggctgaaatgtatagatcaaagttagtgggagttgtaaggctctggaaccttttgtgagctgcctctctatctttaatagcacgagaacaagcatgattaaaccaaggctttttagcatgaggagtagagaaagtacgtggaatgtatgcctccattccagagacaatcacctctgtgatgcgcagagcacacacagaggggtctctttcctggaagcagtaatcattcaacgggaaatcggaaaagtacatcctcaggtcgtcccaccgatctgaagcaaaatgccagaagcatcgcctcctcggtgggtccagaggatgtataggagcgataggacaggatacagaaatatggtTATGATCAGAGGATcccgacggagagaacagtttaacagagtaagcagaaggattagaggtaaggaagaggtctagaatgttgggcctggctccaagacggtcgggaatatgagtagggtgctgaaccaactgctctaggtcgttgaggagagcaaagttgaaggcttgttcaccaggctgctcagtgaaagaggatgaaagccaaagctggtggtgaacattgagatctcccaagatggagatttcagcgaagggagagtgggtcaagatgcgctccactttagagttcaaatagtcaaagagttttacatagttagtagagttaggtgagagataaacagcacagatgtatttagtaatagaatgacaatgaagtctcagccagatggtggaaaattctgaacagtcaaggtcgtgggcacgagagcaagtgatgtcgttttttttatttttttattttttatttttttacgttgttgcctattgcgccggtaggcatcttcccggtggggcctgatggtcggcccaaggcttcttccaggtggggcctgatggtcggcccagcccgttctggcgcaggcgagtgtttatagtggcgccatcttgcattggctcatgctgccccccggaactcgttcttgattcgcttggacggcttcctctagagtccgggttgatgggtggtcttcaggacagcatgtgggtagttttaagccactcggcggtgactgaaaaatccgagtggtagcgtgaggattcgaacccgcgtcgtccatcacgcggcgaatgtgggtccagtacgctaccagttcggccaccgcacGTAGGCGCGTaggcacgtaggcgcaacatccagctttggattgaaatttaggatagagatagtaggagggaacagagtagtggttgctgtcagtagcctcagaaacctgtgtttcggtgaggaagagaaggtgaggtttagaggaggagagatggtgttccacagaatgaaaattagaacggagaccgcgaatgttgcagaaattgaaaagaaggaggttcgaggagttatcaggacacctctcaagtcggcagccagaaggggagtcctcactgggggaatttatggttcccccccccaggcggggactccgaggcagttatttttttcgccatgttgaattttgaattttgggaaaaggtgtgtgtgttttgtgaatgtagtgtggtgtagaaagagagaggaactgtctttagagagcatgctgaactgctctctggtgttgatgagacaaaagggaaacggctagtgaggacatgggaagggtctttgaagggcttcagcaccctcctcgcttcccatatatcctcaccgggagtagctcatgcccattcggtaggtgtcttcctacctactcctgcatCCTAcctactcctgaaaaaaaaaatatatatatatatatatatatatatatatatatatatatatatatatatatatatatatatatatatatatatatatatatatatatatatatatatatatatatatatatatatatatatatatatatatatatatatatatatatatatatatatatatatatatatatatatatatatatatatatatatatatatatatatatatatatatatatatatatatatatatatatatatatatatatacacaaagggaacacaaaggaagaacaagcaa contains:
- the LOC126986068 gene encoding U1 small nuclear ribonucleoprotein C-like; its protein translation is MPKYYCDYCDTYLTHDSPSVRKTHCQGRKHKENVKIYYQKWMEEQAQSLIDATTAAFKAGKIPKGAAIPPPSAMQGGGPGGPGGPGPGPQNMGGPGGPPRGPGMGSMGPPGMAGANMPGNMGMPPMGPRGPMMGPPMMGGPPGPGMPPGMMPGMRPPMGGPMGPMMMGPGGMRPPMMAGPPQIRQ